The genomic stretch ATGGATGGTCCATTGCAAGTACTGGTGCTTAGGCACAACCCCATTTGCTCACTCTTCTTGCTGTCACCATTGTTGTTGATGCTCATCACACTGCCACCACTAGTTAGATCAGGCGATGCCGAGGCTCTCTTGGCTCTGAGAGCCTCGATGGACCCGGTGGGGGTGCTCCCGTGGGGACGGGGAGGGGCTGATGTTTGCCAGTGGCAAGGTGTTAAAGAGTGCTTGAATGGGAGGGTGACTAAGCTTGTGGTGGAGAGGTTTAACTTAAGTGGCTCATTAGATGGCAAAAGCCTTAATCTGTTGGATCAGCTTAGGGTGCTGAGCTTTAAAGAGAACTCAATTTCTGGCCAAATCCCAGAGCTTCCTGGCCTTGTAAATCTCAAGTCTCTTTACCTCAACAACAACAAGTTTGAGGGTGGAATCCCAGTTAGTCTTGCTCGGATGCATCGCCTCAAGGTGGTTGTGCTGTCGGAGAACAGGCTATCGGGTCAGATTCCTCAGGCGTTCGTCAGATTGAGCCGATTGTATGTGCTTTTTGTGCAGGATAATAGATTGACTGGTTCTATTCCCCCATTTAACCAAACCAATCTTAGATTCTTTAATGTTTCTAATAACTTGCTATCCGGGAGAATACCTATAACCGCAGCACTGGCTAAGTTTGATGGATTCTCTTTCATTGCCAATGCTGATCTGTGTGGTGAACAGATTCAGAAGCCATGTCGTTTTGGTCCATCCACTAGTCCATCGTTCTCAGTAGTGCCCGGTGAAACAGGACATCATCATAAGTGGAATAAGAAGCATATTTTGATTCCTGTTCTCAGTGTCATTGGATTTGTCCTTCTATGCATCATTGCAGTGGTTCTTATCGCGTGTTTGAGGAACAGAGGCAATGAGAAGGAGGCGGGTGGTAAGGTGGCTGCACGAGGCGTGGAGGAGGGGGCACCAAGTGGGACAGCAGACGAGAACGCTGAGGGCAAACACGAGGTGTTTCCTTGGGATCAGGGGGGTGAAGGGCTAGGGAGTTTGACATTTGTTGGTGATGAGAAGATGAATTACAGCTTGGAGGATCTTTTGAAGGCTTCAGCTGAGACGTTGGGGAGGGGGACGTTGGGGAGCACGTACAAAGCAGTGATGGAGACGGGCTACATTCTGACAGTCAAGAGGCTGAAAGATGCGATGTACCCGACAATGGAGGAGTTCAGAAGACACATTGAGATTCTTGGCAGGTTAAGGCATCCCAATCTGGTTCCTCTCAGGGCTTATTTTCAGGCTAAGGAGGAACGTCTACTCGTGTATGATTACTTCCCCAACGGCAGCCTCTTCTCTCTCGTACATGGTTCGTATGCCTATATCTTGTTTTATCAGTTTACATTTTACCATGTATTATGTGTTTATATAGTGGTGTTTAGCAAATTATTTGTTCATGGTTCTTGGATTTCATCATGCCTTTGAACAGAATTTGGCATGTGACTTTCTCTAAACCTATAGAAGCATAGCATATTTTGCTAGGGTATCTCAATTTTGGCTCTTGTATTTTCTGCTTGATAACTTCCCACAAATATGGCCACCAGAATCTAGTTAATGGAATCTAACCATAGAAACAAACTGATGACATTTCAACAAAAAGTGTGGACATTGCACAAACACCATCCGTAGGCCttattctttaaaaatatcacaaactGTCCCTGGATATTGATATAATATCGCTGGAAGATTATTTGCATTTTTTGGGACCAAAATACCCTCTAGACTATAAGagttatttatgtttttttcttgAGGGAGAGAACCATGTTCATTCATTTCCATTCAAGTATGTGTCGAGACGAGCAATTATTTGCCAAGTCCAGAAGTGGCGTTATTTCTCtcatggaaaatacgaaaaTAATTAGCTCTTTTAGCCTAGGGgtattttggtccaaaaaatgtaaaaaataaggGCCGCGGATGATATTAGTTCAATGTTTAggaactaaaaatatactcccaaAAATGTAATATTCCAAAATTCTTTTGATTTCTgatttctactttttcttcttcaatcaatTTTTTGTAGGATCAAGAGCTGCAGGTGGCTCAAAGCCTCTTCACTGGACATCTTGCCTTAAAATAGCTGAAGACGTCGCGACCGGGCTGCTCTACATCCACCAGAACCCCGGCCTAACCCACGGCAACTTGAAATCCACCAATGTACTACTCGGGTCCGACTTCGAGTCATGCCTCACGGACTACGGACTGACGCCCTTCAGAAACCCTGAGTCATACGAGGAATCCAGTGCTTCGTCCCTCTTCTACCGGGCTCCCGAGTGTCGCGATCCCCACAGACCCCTAACACAAAAAGGCGATGTATATAGCTACGGGATCCTCCTGCTCGAGCTTCTAACGGGCAAGACCCCTTTCCACGACTTCATGCAAGAACACGGCCCGGACATATCCGGATGGGTACGGTCTATACGGGACGCAGAAACCGAGTCGGGCGACGACCCTGCTTCGAGCAACGAGGGGGCCGAGGAGAAGATCGGTGCTCTCCTGGAGATTGCCGTGGCGAGCGTCGCGGCCGTGCCCGAGAACCGGCCCGCGACGAGGGACGTGGTGAGGATGATTCGAGAGGTGAGAGTCGACGCTCACTTGTCGTCGAACAGCAGCAGCCACTCCCCGGGGAGATGGTCGGATACTATCCACAGTTTGCCAAGGGAAGAACAGTTGACTATGTAGCATTGTTTATGTGAATTCTTTTCTACTTCATTTGTCATGAATAGGTGATGTTTCATTTCCTCGGAATTTTCAGACTAATTCAACTGAAATTGAGCATCTTATTGTGGTTTTTGGCAGTCTCAAATATGGAATTTGATTGGCCAActaataatgaaaatgaaaaacgTACTTGAACTTCTCTGCTTCAGCAGTGATGACATTCTTAGCAATCCAGACCACTTTGTTTTTGGTGTGACATCAAACTTGTAAAAATATGTTGATGACATTCTTAGCAGTGATATACTTATAATTGATGAACTATGCCATTCTTTCAACAACAACTTAATACTCTCTCGTCCCAAGTTAACAATTTGTACCTCTTTTTAAGGTCTCCCAAGTTAGATAAGTCATATTCtattaaaccaaaaatataatatcttctactttactttctttctttctttacttAGGACAGTAGAGAATTATTGGAGAACACACAACCGAACATCTCTTTGGTTCTCTGATAGGCCCAAACAAATTCATTGGGATGTTGTCATTTGAATTCTTCAATATATCAAGAAAGTTCAAGGAAATGTTTGTTGCTTAAGAAGAACAGTCATCTAAAGATTAAAGGTTATTCGGATATTGATTATGTAGTctgaaaaattaaaagaaatctaCTTAAGCATACTGCAAATATTTGGAAGGAAACTTGGTACcctggtaaagtaagaaattaCACAACGTTTACATATGCACTGTGATAACAACGATTGTCATTTCATTTGTGAGTGTGTATTTAACGATTGCTACGAATTGTTGATATCTTCATCAAGCCTATTAGATGGGAAACatttctcaaaaaaaatttacaagCTAGACATGATTGATAGTCTTAGTATAATACTCCATTCTGAATACAATTCTCTTCTCTGGCATTATAGTGTTTGACATATACATAAACTTGTGATTTGAGCATCCACAGCAGGATGCTCTTCCAAACGGCGGGTACGTGCCATCGGCACAGACGAGCTCTTCACCAAGAGCTCCGTCCTTGGCAGCGGACGGACGTGTGACACGTTCTTGTTGGGCGGTGAGGCTCATTTTGATAccattgattttatttattttttaattcgtaaAACATCAGAAAGATTCGGAAAAAAGGTTTCggattccaaaaaatatagtccttttttttcaaatttttaatccTCAAATCATCTACAATAAACCTAATCAAATACACTTGAGCGAAATTCGATCACAATACTCATGAATAGTGTAAGAGCATGCTTGGAGGAAgagtactttattttttaaaacccaattttttaaaacccagcAATCACAAGACCGCATATAAATATGtgttctctatttttttccagAGAATTTCATCAAATGTCAAAGGCTGAGacaatttttgtaaattttggGTTTCCTTTCAAAAgactaagaccatccacaacgggtctcgccggcgtctcgcgtctcgtctcagcgagacgagaccccggcgagacgcgttgtagcctccatctcgtcccgtctcgtcccacgtctcgtcgcgcgtctcgaCTCGCCGagccacgagacgagctgtctcgccacgcgcctaggcgacgtggcgcagcccggcgtcgtgcgtgacgcccactcgccggcccgcgagtgggcgtcgtcacgtgctgacgcaataaatatttttttttaaaaaaaaatcgaatttaaataaaaaaaaatttttgtaacggtattattaccgtttttttgtttttttttataatttttttgttttttattaaattttttactctataaatactcctaaacccatcctcatttacacacaactacacatctattcttcctatcatctaaattttctctcaaattttcgctgaaattttcataacccaactcaagatgtccggcgacggcgagggcaactatggcggctccggctcctgcgggtgggatctcaactcattcggcgattgggagaacatgatcaacacattgggcggtggaggttcgtcaacgccggggacccagggttcggcgacgccgggggggtaccaaccacccaattttgaccttgatgcatatgttcgtcccaacgtcccgcggttttcgcagggattatcccagatccgggaggattttccagttgatcccacgccgggagtaggccgaggcggtggaggtgggcgaggcggtggaggtggccgaggcagtgtacaaccccagacgggcgaggacgaggaggaagaagaggaagaggaagaggatcttggccgacatccgtacaacaacctcgaaacgatagcggtgtacaacgcctggatcacggtctcgtacgatcccatcgtcgggaatcaacaaacccggaagtgtttctgggaaaaggttgtcgaggtctaccaccaaataaagccgaaccgctcccgcaagcgcacagttaaaatgatccgctgtcactttgaccgagtcgaccgacaggtcaaaaaattctgcggcatctactcggcggaagaggcgcgctaccaaagcggcgccacggccaccgacattttgacgtccgctttgcgcgcctactaccaggacgagggacatcaattcagatttgttgatgtttggcgcgccgtcaaggacgaggaacgatgggccggcggtttccgttccagctcgggctcaaactcgaagcgcacgaagcatacggcgagtggtcaatactcgtctagtgctggtgcgtctggtggtgacactgctgaaggcatcagccaacatgatgctgaatcccaggagtttgcgggtacggtcggcgatgcaggaggatccgcgagtaggcgccgtcggccgcaagggacgaaggcggcgaagacggctagagcaaggaagggccgaggcgaatcaagccagtcggcctcgggatcgggctcgcggggaggctcggacacacttacggtggcgtacatgaccgccacaatggcggacacttcccgcttctcgcactcccaatacgcggcctggtggaacggaattgtgcatatggcagcacaacttggccttccgactccccctcaacctcgaccgcctccggaggatgattagcccttccgattaatttttttttattttgtgtgtttttttattttgtgtgtttttttattttgttttaattttaataaagtgtgtttgtttaaattgaattgggttttaaaaaaaattataaattaaattgaatgaatagtaattaagagacggtatagagacggttaagagacggagcgttgcaggttccgtctcttagttaagagatggaggcaaaaaggacagtggggccctcaaatagtgctcaaatagtagttaagagacggtttaagagacggtatagagacagcgttgtggatggcctaaacaAGGCCTTTGAATAAGTCGAAAATTGACGCTTAATATAGGTCAAACccctttattttattctctaaactgaattaaaaaaaaaggtggCTTTTTTGTAATCAACGGATGGGAACATTTGAAATCTCCCTCTCCCTTTTCTCTTTTAGTAAAGATAAAGTTAAAGATAAGCAAGTTGGAATTGAAATAATGTTGTAACATAGGAAAAGGCAAGGAGTAAATATGCCAACTGCCAAACTCACAATTCTTGACTGAGCTGCGCCTACACATTTACAACCACACCACATTTCTGTGATACACATTAATACTATCTCTTTTCAAACTTctatcattttcattttatatatttggCAATAGGATTGACAAAATACTGAAAAATCTACCCATCTAATATCCATCTTCACATTTATATTCAAACCAACTATTCCATACACATTTAAGGTTGAAATAAATGCCACACAACCCAACAAACGAGTAGGGAACTAAACCTTTCCAAGTCTTAAAAATCTTACTTTCTAAATCCAGACTTTTATACACCTCAAAAATCAACTTATTGACATTGTTCTTGACAATTTTGTCAAATTATAGTCAACTCTAGAATCACTCAAAGTTTGCCAACCCCCGCCTCTTGGTGAAATTTACAATCAACCACCATTCCAAAATAGCAATATCCCACAAAACTCATGCATCAAAAGAGcacctttttcttttcctttttcggGATATTGTGGGGCAAGTTGCAAAACAAACATAATTTCTGATTCTTGGAAATGAGAGGGATATTTACTAAACTTCTATATTCATGTCACATACAACTGAAATAATTGAAAACTACTTCATGTCTCAAAAGAGCTACTTGCTATTTTCCTAATTTCTAACAGTGAGAGAAGCAGCAGAAGTGAAGTAAGATTATTTACTTATATTCATGGAAATGCAAAGGATATTTAGAAGATTTATATGATGACTTCACATACTGATACAAGTGAA from Salvia splendens isolate huo1 chromosome 15, SspV2, whole genome shotgun sequence encodes the following:
- the LOC121768187 gene encoding inactive leucine-rich repeat receptor-like serine/threonine-protein kinase At1g60630, whose translation is MDGPLQVLVLRHNPICSLFLLSPLLLMLITLPPLVRSGDAEALLALRASMDPVGVLPWGRGGADVCQWQGVKECLNGRVTKLVVERFNLSGSLDGKSLNLLDQLRVLSFKENSISGQIPELPGLVNLKSLYLNNNKFEGGIPVSLARMHRLKVVVLSENRLSGQIPQAFVRLSRLYVLFVQDNRLTGSIPPFNQTNLRFFNVSNNLLSGRIPITAALAKFDGFSFIANADLCGEQIQKPCRFGPSTSPSFSVVPGETGHHHKWNKKHILIPVLSVIGFVLLCIIAVVLIACLRNRGNEKEAGGKVAARGVEEGAPSGTADENAEGKHEVFPWDQGGEGLGSLTFVGDEKMNYSLEDLLKASAETLGRGTLGSTYKAVMETGYILTVKRLKDAMYPTMEEFRRHIEILGRLRHPNLVPLRAYFQAKEERLLVYDYFPNGSLFSLVHGSRAAGGSKPLHWTSCLKIAEDVATGLLYIHQNPGLTHGNLKSTNVLLGSDFESCLTDYGLTPFRNPESYEESSASSLFYRAPECRDPHRPLTQKGDVYSYGILLLELLTGKTPFHDFMQEHGPDISGWVRSIRDAETESGDDPASSNEGAEEKIGALLEIAVASVAAVPENRPATRDVVRMIREVRVDAHLSSNSSSHSPGRWSDTIHSLPREEQLTM